The genomic DNA TCATGAAAATCGACTATCACGCTTGACAATGGCATTTCATAATCTATTCTGACGTGGTTCTGCGTGAGATATTCAATTTTGCGCTGAGTCCCTCTTTTCTCGTGACAGATCTTAATGATGTTGCCGAGGTACTGTGATGGCGCATGAACAGACACTTTGGCAATGGGCTCTTCAATCAATTCAATTTCTGAAGGAGGCGGAAGATCTGAAGGAGAATTCACTTCCGAAACTTCACCGTTTTTCAGAGTCACTCTGTAGGGAACTGTAGGAGCCGTCACGACCAATTCCATATCGAATTCCCTTTCCAGTCTTTCCTGCACTATATCCATGTGCAGGAGACCGAGAAAACCAGCTCTGAAGCCCATGCCAAGCGCGAACGATTTTTCCGGAGAAAAGACTATTGCCGAATCGTTTATCGAAAGCCTTTCCAGGCTTTCTTTGAGCTCTCTGTATTTGTCGTTGGTCGAAGGGTAAAGTCCCGCATAGACCATTGGTTTCGATTTCCTGAAACCCGGAAGAAGTCCAACCTCGCATCCCGATAATGTCATTGTGTCGCCTATGTTGACGTCCTGAAGAGAGCGTATTCCAGCGGAAACGAAACCTACTTCACCGCACGCGAGTTTTTTTGTTTCGTGGATTCCGGGGGAAAAATACCCCAAATGCTGAACGTCGTATTCCTTACCTGCGCCGACGAGTTTTATCCTGTCACCCGCCTTCAATTCTCCGGAAACGATTTTGACGAAAAGCACCGCTCCCCAGAATTCGTCGTAATAACTGTCGTAAACGAGAGAAGTCAATAGTGATTTAATATTTTTCTTTGGAGGCGGGACGAGTTTTATTATGGATTCAATGAGTTCAGGTATTCCAAGACCCGTCTTAGCGCTTACTGCGACAGCATTTTCTGTGTCAAGCCCGAGATATTCTTCTATTTCAAACCTGGCTTTTTCTGTATCAGCCGACGGCAGGTCAATCTTGTTTATAACCGGAATTATTTCCAGACCCTGATCAAGTGCAAGATACGCGTTGCTCACGGTCTGAGCCTGAACTCCCTGGGTCGCGTCGACGACGAGAAGGGCTCCCTCGCAGGCGGATATGGATCTTGAGACTTCGTAAGAAAAATCTACGTGCCCGGGAGTGTCTATGAGATTCAGCTGATACTCGTGCCCGTCCAAAGCTTTATATTTCATTCTGACGTTGTGAGATTTTATTGTTATCCCTCTTTCTTTTTCGAGGTCCATTTTATCCAGATACTGTTCCAATTTTATTCTCTTCGGGATGGTTTCCGTTTGCTCCAGAAGCCTGTCTGCCAGTGTTGATTTACCGTGATCTATGTGCGCAATGATGCAAAAATTTCTGATTTTATCCTTGACCATGCATGTATCTATAACGACAGTCAGATGTTTGTCAATCTAAGATTTAACTTCCATATTTTCCGGATTGCCGAAAACCGCGATTTAGAAATATTATAAAACTGAACAAATACTTTGAAAACGTTTACAAATTTCTTTCTTCGTGATTAAATAAACATTGTTGATAAAGCTTTTAAATAACGCAAAAGGGGCTTCAATGCGCAAAATATTTTCGAGAGCATTGTTGTGCGCTGTTTTAACGGCGACATGCTGTACTACTTACCGACAGACATCTGATACCAGCCAATACACTGCTACCGAGGATAACGTCCTATACGTAGAATCGGTTTCAGCTGACACTCTCGCTTCAATAATGCTGACTATAGCCGAAGAGCAGTTCACGCAGGCTAACGAGGCTCTCAAAAGCTCGAACTACATACTCGCACACCAGATAGCAAACGACGGTATGAGATACCTTCTCGACATACCAATAGAAGACGTTCAGGACCCGTTTCTTGTGAGCAGATATAACATCAACCTCCGAAGGCTTTCTTCCGCTCAGATCAGGGCGGCAAACTCACTTTGGGGTTACCCGGTAATTGAGACAACAGACCACTTGTTGATTCCCATTGACATAGACGCGTCCGACAGACTCAAACAGGCTCTAAACTACTGGACTAACACAAGCGCAGGCAGAAACACTTTGATAGCATGTCTGAGAAAAAGCGGGAAATATCTTCCTCTGATAGAAGAGGTTCTTGAAGACTACAATCTCCCGCACGACATCGCTTTTCTCCCGATTATCGAAAGCGGATACAGCCCGGGAGCTGTTTCTCCGGCTTCTGCTGTCGGTATTTGGCAGTTCATCCCGGGAACAGCCCGCAATTTCGGCCTTTCTATAAACAATTACGTGGACGAAAGAAGGGACCCTTACAAATCATCGATAGCCGCAGCGAGATACCTTTCATCTCTGTACGAGAGATTCGGAGACTGGAAACTCGCTTTCGCCGCTTACAACTGCGGAGAAGGAACAGTCGAAAGAGCCATCAACAACGCGGGAACAAACGATTTCTGGAAACTGTCCCTCCCCAACGAGACAATGACATACGTTCCCTGGGCTCTCGCCGTCATGCTCGTTGCACGAGAACCCGAGTTATACGGCATGTCCATCAATTACGAAGACCCGATGGAATATGACACCGTTCATCTCAACGGCCCTGTCGATCTTTCGGTCATAGCCAACTCGACTGCTTCAACAAAGGAAAAAATAAAGGAACTCAACCCTCACATTCTTCAATCCTTCACGCCGCCCGGAGAATATCCGTTCGTCCTCAAAATTCCTTCAGGCACGAGAGAAGTTTTCAGGACTAGTTTCGATGTGCTTCCTGATTCTCTCAAATATCTTTCAAACACTCAGATAACGGTTCAAACCGCACCTGTCACCCCGACGGTTGTCTGGAGATCATACACGGTCAGATCGGGTGACACTCTTTCGAGAATAGCCAGAAGATTAGGAGTCGCCGTTGAAGACCTCAAGCGCTGGAATCCCAACGATGCGGGAGGAAGATACCTTCAGATAGGCGCTTCTTTGCGATATCAGATAAGAAGATAATTTCACTCAGGAGGAAAGATGAGAAAGGTTTTGCTAATCGCAGTATTGCTGGCGGGTGTTTTAATCCTTCACACGGGATGCACAAAAAAACCTCAGATGGGACAGATTGAACTTGCGACTCTTGTCCCTTCAGACATTCCGATGTTTATTTACGCCGATCTGCAAAAAATAAACGCGGACGCAATTTTTACAAAAGTATTCAAAGACAAAACGGAAGATTTCGATTACGAGGAATTCAAGCAAAACGGCTTCGATCCGAACGGAAAAATCGGTATGATAATGCTCGATGTTTCCATCACTCCTCAGGAAAACGGTTCGGTTCCCACGTTTGCCGTATTTGTCCCTTCCTCAAATCCGGAAGGTCTTCTCAAATATATAATTGACATGGCGAAAAAGGACGGCGAACCGACAATTACGGAAGACGGCGATTTCACTATTGTTAAAGACGAAGACGACGAAGTTTATTTTTCCGTTTACCAGAGCTTCGTAGTCATAGGCATGGGTGAAAAAATAAAAGACCTCATGAAACAGGTCAAAGAGACTAAACCCGAAAATTCTCTCGCCACGAGCCCAAATTTCCTGGAATCATACACTTCAATCGGAATGTCCTCCCCCGCTTTGTACGCTTACATAGGCGGAAGCTTTTACGAAGTACTTGAGAAGAGCATCAAAGAAAGCATGGACACTCTTGATGAAAACACAAGAGCTCTGTTCGACATGCCCGAAATTGAATACGCGGTAGTAGGCGGCGACATTGAGCAGAAAAGAATAGTTCTTAAATCTTACGCAAAATACGGAGAAGACATTACGAACCATCCCATGGTCTCGTTGTATCTTTCAGATCTGCCTCAGGGAGTCAGCTCCCTGAACGATATCAACGGAGAAATAACTCTTTACATGAGGCTCGTCATGAACTTTATGTCTCTCAAGCAGTTTATTTCTCCCTACATGGGAGACGAGATTGATTTCTCCCAGATCGGAATGACTGAAGACGAATTCTGGGGAATGCTGAGAGGCGACATTCAGTTAATGATCGGCAATCTTAACATGACCGCACCCGAAGCGGGAGCGATCGTAGGCCTCAACAATAAAGAAGCACTTATAAAAGTCATGACAATAGCTGTTGCCGGAGCCGGCGGTGCTTTAAAAGGCCAGAACGATTCCTACACTTACACTCAGGGCGAGAACAAAATAGACATTAACATCAGCGAGTCTGAAGTCGTCGCTCTCATGAACATGCAGTCTTTCTCCGGAACGGGCGTCTCGCTCAGGGAAAAACTTGAAGAGTCGGGAATAGAGAATCCCGATCAGTATCCGGTCATTATATACGTTGACGCGCAAAAAATTCTCCCCATGCTCAGAATGTTTTCGCCTGAGATAGGACAGAAATTTTCATTCGTGGGAACAATTGCTTCGGCGAGTAAAGTCGAGGAGACTACTTCGACCGGAATTTTTATAGTCAACGGATCCGGCGAAAACATACTGGAAGATATTTTATCTTCTTTCTGAAAACGGCTGATTGAAAAGGCGGGATTCCATCCCGCCTTTTCTTGACCTGATTAAACAGATTTTATCCATTCTCCCGTTCTGATTTTTTCGGAATCAATGAACAACGATTCGGGAAAATTACTGTCTATGAATTTTTTCAGTATACCGTATTCTCTGAAGGGTCCTCTGTCGCAATATATAATTTTTTTAGAAAATCCCATTTTCTTCAGATAATACAACTCCGAGACTATTCCGTAGCCCGGCTTTGTAATAACGCAGTCAGCTGAAAGAAGAATATCGGGAAAAGGAATTCTCGCCGTGGATACAATATAAACATTTTCAGAAATTCTCCTGTCTTCAAAGCCTGGTACAAAAACCGAAACGTCTTTCTAAAAAAATCCAAGCTTTTGATGGCGTCAAATCCGCCAAAAGTGAAAACGACTGCTTTTTGCCCCTCATTTAAACCGAGAACAGCTCTCGCTTCCCTCTCGCTGGAGAAAGACGGTTTTCTGCAGACAAGGCCGGTTTTATAAATTTTTCCAAACATTTCAAAACCGCCCGAGAATGGCAAAAGATAAGCTCCGTCAGCCAGAATGTACTGATTTTTAAAAAAATAATTCAATTTTTCAAAACGAGTGTCGTAATTCTCAAAACCTTCCATTATCCAATCCCAAGTGAAATTTCCCACTACCCAGACGGGTATATTCAATCTCCTCGCCGTCGTCACGGGAAGGGGAGAAACATCAGAAAAAACTGCAGAAACTTTTTTTTCAGAAAGGAATTCAGCCTCTCTTTCAACAAGATCGGAGTATTTTTCTATAAAATCAGCGTTTTCATCTAAAGTCTTTCCAATATCAATCTCGAGTGCATTTTTCTGCGCCACTCCGGAGTCAATTATACAGGTTCTGTAAGATGCGGCTTTTATTCCGCCAAACCCCAGAAATTCCGCTGTTTCCGGTGAATGACCACTGACTATATGAGTTTCAAATCCGCTAAAATTTCTGATTATTTCAAAACTTCGGGTCATGTGTCCGAAACCGTGAGCCGAAATATAATAAGCGACAATTCTCTTCATCGTGTCAAATCTACAAACAGCATTTCTATGTCCGAAAGACCTGCCGAATCCTTAGACCAAGAATTCAGAGCCGAGAAAACATCTTCGCTGAAAACTTCGAGCGAAAAAGACGAAGCCCCGCCAAGTATTTCAACCAATCTGGCTTCGCCGAGTTTTTCGTACCTTATGTTTCTCAATTCCATGATTTCAGAAGTGCATGCAAAAAGCAATTTGCCCTCTGTCCGCTTTTCTTCCGAATATTTTTCCACTCCCTTTTTGTCAATTAAATAAACTGCTCTGCAATTACCTGCGTATATTTCGGTTTTTTCGGAATCAAACATCACGACAAATGACTCGGTTACGTTCAAACCTGTCATCCCAGAAACAGCGACATTCAGGTCCGATCCGTTTTGTTTTTCATAAACGAAGTGAAAAGTCAGAAGATTGACAAGTTTCAGCCAGTCTCTTGCGTCGTTTTTCCAATCGGCGAAACCGGCAAATATCCGCCCATTTCTGTTGAGGCAAAAAACCGTGTTGTTTCCTGTGTTGTCTCCAGTAATACTTTTAATCCTGATGTTCTTGTCACTGCATTTTTTCAAACTGGCGATAACTTCTCTTTTTGAATTTTTGTACTCTTCAGACCTGACTGATTTTTCAATTCCTTCAATTCTGACAAAAGAAGCAATGAGTCCTGAAATCCTTTTTGAAAATCCGACAAGTTCTTCTGTAAAACTTTTTTCCAGAGGCCCTGCCGGTTTATTGCCTATCGCCATTGCAGCGAGGTCCCAGCCCGAGAAAAACGGCAGCATCCAAAAACCTTTTTTTCTTGATATATTGAGCATGTCTTCAACGCACACGTTCTTGAATCCGAAGCTTGTTTCCTCATCAAAGACTATCAATTTTCCTGAGCTTTCGATGAAATTCACTAATCCGTCTTTTCTGTTTCCATCAAAGCCGTCCGGATAAACTCGTTCACCACTATCGGATGCATTCACGAAGAATGATTTGTCTTTTCGAACGTATACGCTGCATTCTGAACAGTTCAATGCTTTCTTCAGGTTTTCTGACAATTTTTCAGCAAATTCATTTGTACTTTCACTGCCGTTTATGCTTCTTTCAAAATCCAGTAAATGTTTCAGTCTCTTTTTAGGATTTTTGTATAGCGCAGAGAAAAAAAGTGCGTAAAAATACCTGAAACTCCATGAAAAGATCAGAGCGCCAAGCATACCGAATATGAAAAACCTTGCCTTGCCCGTAAAAGTAAAACAAACGGGTAGAACGGCAAAAAAACAAAAAACTGCAGAAGACGACAATAAAGACAGAAGTATAACAGCTATCTTTCTTGAAGGGGTTTCTTTCAAAACAGGAAAAAAATCCTCATACAAAAAAAGAGCCATTGGTGCAGTCGCGGCTAAAAAGGTCGCTTCGGGAAAAAGCAGCACTGAAAGAAACAGCCCGATTAAGGATAAAAACGCTCCGACAAGAAAATGCTCGCCCTTTCTTCTGATCCCGACACTTTCGCTTTTTCGAACGGAATCTGCCGCCGAAAAAACAAGAAAAATCACTGAAACCGAAGAAAGGAATATTAATGCCGTCTTGAGAGATGAAACGGTTGTATTTTCAGCAATCCAGACTGTCAGCAAAAAAGACAAAAAAGAGAGGGGAGGAAATAAATACAGCAGTCTCAGCAATATATAACCCGATTTTCTGTAAAAAGGCTTTTCTTCCGGAAAGACGAAAGCGAGATGGATTACCAGGGTCGGGATCAAAGACAGAGCAGCCCCTTCCAAAACAACAGTTCCGGATATCATGCCTGCGAACAGGAAAGAGAAGACAATGCCCAAAAAACAAACGAGAAAAGAGTGTTTAGGCAAATTGATTTTCTTAAAATTTGAAAATAGAATCAGAAAAGACAGAAAAACAGAAGCCGCGTAAACATATAACGATCCAAGCCGGAAATATCCGAAAAACAGGGAAGCGGATAATAGCAGAGTCGCGGCTAAAAGTGACGAAGCGGCCAGAACGCTGATGACACTCCTGTATTCTTTTTGTCTTGAACCTTTCATTTATCCTCCGCACTCCTCGCATCCGCCGGCGTATTCCGAATCGACTGTTTTGAGTCTGCATGATTTGTCTTTAGGCTTCATGAGAACCTGATTGTTTTTACTGCCGTCTCTGTATATTGTTATTCCTTTGCAACCAAATTCGTAAGCGTTCAGGTAAACTTCCTCCACTTGTTTATGTGTCGCGGTGCTCGGAAAATTAACCGTTTTACTGACGGCATTGTCCGTATATTTCTGAAATGCTGCCTGTATTCTGACGTGCCAAATGGGTTCAATATCATGCGCCGTTTTAAAAACATTTTTTAATTTTTCGGGGATATTTTTCATTTCTTTAAGCTTTATCCCTTCTCCAATAGCTGATATGACAGCCCTTTTGTCAATTCCTTCTCTGTCAAGCGCGTCGTTGAGCAATCCATTTACTTCCAAAAAATGCGTTCCGTCCAAAACGTTTCTTATAAAAACGAGATCAAAACACGGTTCGATGCCGCTCGCAGTTGCGGCAATTATGCTTATTGATCCTGTGGGGGCTATCGTCGTCAATGTGGCGTTTCGTCTCGGTTTTTCATTTCTTTCAGCCATTACACTTAGGCTGTAATTGGGAAAAGTTCCTTTTTCTGCTGCAATATCCTTAGAAGCCAGGTCCGCTTCAGTTTGGATGAATTTCATGACTTCTTCCGCTTTTTTCTCTGCGGCCAAAGAGTCGTACGGTACTCCGAGCAAAATCAGAAAATCGGCAAAACCCATCACACCAAGACCGATTTTTCTGTTTTTTTTGACAGTTTCTTCTATCAGAGGCAGAGGATATCGGGACACGTCTATAACGTTGTCAAGAAACCTCACGGACGTTGCGACAGTTTCTTTTAATGAATCCCAGTCCACCTGATTGTTTTTTACGAATTTAGAAAGGTTAATGGAACCGAGATTGCATGCCTCGTTGGGAAGAAGCGGTTGTTCTCCGCATGGATTTGTCGCTTCGATCAAACCAAGATTTTTCATTGTATGAAGTGAATTAATCCTGTCTATGAAAATGACTCCGGGATCTCCGCTTTCCCAGGCTTTTGAAACGATAAGCTGAAAAATCTCATTGGCATCCGCTTTAGCCGTCTCTCTGCCATTTTTGGGATTTATCTGAGAATAACTTTTTTTCTGGCGCACTGCTTTGAGGAAATTGTCTGTCAACGCAACTGAAATGTTGAAGTTTGTAAATTGACCTTCGCTTACTTTTGATGTGATGAACGAAGCTATATCTGGATGGTCAACTTTGAGAACACCCATGTTCGC from candidate division WOR-3 bacterium includes the following:
- a CDS encoding adenosylcobalamin-dependent ribonucleoside-diphosphate reductase — protein: MKVKKRSGQIVDFDKSKIEKAVSKAFSAKGLDPVPVKIVTDNVIKEIEKREETEIDIEKVQDIVENELMKQDYFEVAKAYILYRQEHAALRTAKKVIFGVEKDEAKLPLNALEVLRSRYLLKDIEGNVIESPKEMFERVSECVSSAEKFFSDKKADYWKEEFFRNMNEGFFLPNSPTLMNAGTDFPQLAACFVIPVEDSIEGIFDAVKYAALIHKTGGGTGFSFSRLRPANDEVRSTGGIASGPVSFMRVFDIATEVIKQGGKRRGANMGVLKVDHPDIASFITSKVSEGQFTNFNISVALTDNFLKAVRQKKSYSQINPKNGRETAKADANEIFQLIVSKAWESGDPGVIFIDRINSLHTMKNLGLIEATNPCGEQPLLPNEACNLGSINLSKFVKNNQVDWDSLKETVATSVRFLDNVIDVSRYPLPLIEETVKKNRKIGLGVMGFADFLILLGVPYDSLAAEKKAEEVMKFIQTEADLASKDIAAEKGTFPNYSLSVMAERNEKPRRNATLTTIAPTGSISIIAATASGIEPCFDLVFIRNVLDGTHFLEVNGLLNDALDREGIDKRAVISAIGEGIKLKEMKNIPEKLKNVFKTAHDIEPIWHVRIQAAFQKYTDNAVSKTVNFPSTATHKQVEEVYLNAYEFGCKGITIYRDGSKNNQVLMKPKDKSCRLKTVDSEYAGGCEECGG
- the lepA gene encoding elongation factor 4, with amino-acid sequence MVKDKIRNFCIIAHIDHGKSTLADRLLEQTETIPKRIKLEQYLDKMDLEKERGITIKSHNVRMKYKALDGHEYQLNLIDTPGHVDFSYEVSRSISACEGALLVVDATQGVQAQTVSNAYLALDQGLEIIPVINKIDLPSADTEKARFEIEEYLGLDTENAVAVSAKTGLGIPELIESIIKLVPPPKKNIKSLLTSLVYDSYYDEFWGAVLFVKIVSGELKAGDRIKLVGAGKEYDVQHLGYFSPGIHETKKLACGEVGFVSAGIRSLQDVNIGDTMTLSGCEVGLLPGFRKSKPMVYAGLYPSTNDKYRELKESLERLSINDSAIVFSPEKSFALGMGFRAGFLGLLHMDIVQERLEREFDMELVVTAPTVPYRVTLKNGEVSEVNSPSDLPPPSEIELIEEPIAKVSVHAPSQYLGNIIKICHEKRGTQRKIEYLTQNHVRIDYEMPLSSVIVDFHDLLKSSTKGYASLDYEWTGFSTAKMTKLDFLINNDPIDALSVIVQSDEAYQTARRICIRLKKAIPRQLYEIAIQGAVNGKVIARETLKPMRKDVTAKCYGGDITRKRKLLEKQKEGKRRMKKFGKIEIPQEAFMSVLSLESED
- a CDS encoding transglycosylase SLT domain-containing protein, with amino-acid sequence MRKIFSRALLCAVLTATCCTTYRQTSDTSQYTATEDNVLYVESVSADTLASIMLTIAEEQFTQANEALKSSNYILAHQIANDGMRYLLDIPIEDVQDPFLVSRYNINLRRLSSAQIRAANSLWGYPVIETTDHLLIPIDIDASDRLKQALNYWTNTSAGRNTLIACLRKSGKYLPLIEEVLEDYNLPHDIAFLPIIESGYSPGAVSPASAVGIWQFIPGTARNFGLSINNYVDERRDPYKSSIAAARYLSSLYERFGDWKLAFAAYNCGEGTVERAINNAGTNDFWKLSLPNETMTYVPWALAVMLVAREPELYGMSINYEDPMEYDTVHLNGPVDLSVIANSTASTKEKIKELNPHILQSFTPPGEYPFVLKIPSGTREVFRTSFDVLPDSLKYLSNTQITVQTAPVTPTVVWRSYTVRSGDTLSRIARRLGVAVEDLKRWNPNDAGGRYLQIGASLRYQIRR